The proteins below are encoded in one region of Nitrosomonas ureae:
- a CDS encoding NADH-quinone oxidoreductase subunit D, with translation MAEIRNYTLNFGPQHPAAHGVLRLVLELDGEVVRRADPHIGLLHRATEKLAENKTYIQSVPYMDRLDYVSMMVNEHAYVMAIEKLLQIEVPIRAQYIRVMFDEITRILNHLLWIGAHALDVGAMTMFLYAFREREDLMDCYEAVSGARMHAAYYRPGGVYRDLPDSMPKYQSSKIHSEKQTRVRNENREGSLLDFIEDFTNRFPIYVDEYETLLTDNRIWKQRLVDIGVVSPERAKALGFTGPMLRGSGVEWDLRKKQPYEVYDRLDFDIPIGVNGDCYDRYLIRMEEFRQSNRIIKQCVDWLRKNPGPIITDNHKVAPPSRVEMKQNMEEMIHHFKLFTEGFHVPPGEAYVAVEHPKGEFGIYLVSNGANKPYRLKIRAPGFAHLAALDEMSRGHMISDVVAIIGTQDIVFGEIDR, from the coding sequence ATGGCTGAAATACGTAATTACACTTTGAATTTCGGACCGCAGCACCCGGCAGCTCACGGTGTGCTTCGGTTGGTTCTGGAATTAGACGGAGAAGTTGTTCGGCGTGCAGATCCGCATATTGGTTTGTTGCATCGTGCGACTGAGAAATTGGCAGAAAATAAAACATATATCCAATCAGTCCCTTATATGGATCGGTTAGACTATGTTTCCATGATGGTCAACGAGCATGCTTATGTGATGGCCATAGAGAAGTTGTTGCAAATTGAAGTGCCCATTAGAGCGCAATATATCCGCGTAATGTTTGATGAAATTACTCGTATTCTAAACCATTTGCTTTGGATTGGTGCACATGCGCTTGATGTTGGTGCTATGACGATGTTTTTGTATGCTTTTCGCGAAAGAGAAGATTTGATGGATTGCTATGAGGCAGTATCAGGTGCTCGAATGCATGCTGCTTATTATCGTCCTGGCGGGGTGTACCGCGATTTGCCAGATTCCATGCCTAAGTACCAGTCTTCAAAAATACATAGCGAAAAACAGACTCGTGTACGGAATGAAAATAGAGAAGGTTCTTTATTAGATTTTATTGAGGATTTTACCAATCGCTTTCCAATTTATGTCGATGAATATGAGACTTTGTTGACGGATAATAGGATCTGGAAGCAGCGTTTGGTTGATATTGGTGTTGTCTCTCCTGAGCGTGCTAAAGCATTAGGATTTACTGGTCCAATGTTGCGCGGATCTGGTGTGGAATGGGATTTAAGGAAGAAACAACCTTATGAGGTTTACGATCGTCTTGATTTCGACATACCTATTGGCGTAAATGGCGATTGTTATGATCGATATTTGATACGTATGGAAGAGTTTCGTCAATCAAATCGCATTATTAAGCAATGTGTCGATTGGTTGCGTAAGAACCCAGGTCCGATTATTACTGATAATCATAAAGTTGCACCGCCATCTCGAGTCGAGATGAAGCAAAATATGGAAGAAATGATTCATCATTTTAAGTTGTTTACAGAGGGTTTTCATGTGCCTCCGGGTGAGGCTTATGTTGCGGTTGAGCATCCCAAAGGTGAATTCGGTATATATCTGGTATCTAATGGCGCCAATAAACCATATCGACTGAAAATACGCGCGCCCGGTTTTGCGCATTTGGCTGCCTTAGATGAAATGTCCAGAGGGCACATGATTTCAGATGTAGTCGCAATTATTGGTACGCAAGATATAGTATTTGGTGAGATAGATAGATAA
- the nuoE gene encoding NADH-quinone oxidoreductase subunit NuoE, translating into MLSAESLKRIDREIAKYPVDRKQSAVMSALAIAQEEKGWLANETMNFVAEYLGMPPIAVYEVATFYNMYNLEPAGKYKITICTNLPCALSGSNDSAKYIKQKLGIEFNQTTPDGKFTLKEGECFGACGDAPVLLVNNKRMCSFMSEEMIDRLLEELGE; encoded by the coding sequence ATGTTAAGTGCTGAATCTCTTAAAAGAATAGATCGTGAGATCGCTAAATATCCGGTCGACCGGAAACAATCAGCTGTTATGTCAGCACTCGCAATCGCGCAAGAAGAAAAAGGCTGGTTAGCCAATGAGACAATGAATTTTGTCGCTGAATATTTGGGTATGCCGCCAATCGCGGTTTATGAGGTAGCCACTTTTTATAATATGTACAATCTGGAGCCAGCAGGTAAGTACAAAATAACGATATGTACAAATTTACCTTGTGCTTTATCGGGTAGTAATGACAGTGCAAAATATATAAAACAAAAATTAGGCATTGAATTCAATCAAACAACACCAGATGGGAAATTTACCCTAAAAGAGGGAGAGTGTTTTGGAGCCTGTGGAGATGCGCCGGTCTTGTTGGTGAATAATAAACGTATGTGTAGTTTTATGTCTGAAGAAATGATCGATAGATTGCTGGAGGAACTGGGCGAATGA
- the nuoF gene encoding NADH-quinone oxidoreductase subunit NuoF, with protein MNQYPQTLMNGVDPSDSQNWRLRSYEKREGYAALKKILIKKITPEEVIEEVKKSALRGRGGAGFPTGLKWSFMPKGYEGDKYIVCNSDEGEPGTFKDRDILRYNPHILIEGMVIAAYAMGVKAGYNYIHGEIWETYERMEEAVEEARAAGYLGNNILGSAFSFQLYNHHGYGAYICGEETALLESIEGKKGQPRFKPPFPANYGLYGKPTTINNTETFASVPWIIRNSGEKYLQLGKPNNGGTKIFSVSGHVNKPGNYEIPLGTSFAKLLELAGGMRGGRKLKGCIPGGSSMPVLPGDIMMQTDMDYDSIAKAGSMLGSGAVIIMDETTCMVRALERLSYFYYEESCGQCTPCREGTGWLYRIVNRIEHGKGRSEDLDLLDNIADNIQGRTICALGDAAAMPVRAMLQHFRDEFAYHIEHKKCMI; from the coding sequence ATGAATCAGTATCCACAGACTTTAATGAATGGGGTTGATCCATCTGATTCTCAGAATTGGCGGCTTAGAAGCTATGAGAAACGCGAAGGATATGCGGCTCTAAAGAAAATATTAATAAAAAAAATAACTCCTGAAGAAGTTATTGAGGAAGTTAAGAAGTCAGCACTGCGTGGTCGTGGTGGAGCAGGGTTCCCTACAGGATTGAAATGGAGCTTCATGCCTAAAGGCTATGAAGGCGATAAGTATATAGTCTGCAATTCAGATGAAGGAGAACCGGGAACTTTTAAGGATCGTGATATTTTACGATATAACCCTCATATACTGATCGAGGGTATGGTAATAGCAGCGTATGCGATGGGCGTAAAAGCGGGTTATAACTACATCCATGGAGAGATATGGGAAACATACGAACGGATGGAAGAGGCCGTGGAAGAAGCTCGAGCAGCTGGTTATCTCGGAAATAATATTCTAGGTTCAGCATTTAGCTTTCAACTGTATAATCATCATGGATATGGCGCCTATATCTGCGGAGAAGAGACGGCATTATTAGAGTCAATAGAGGGCAAGAAAGGTCAACCGCGCTTTAAGCCGCCTTTTCCTGCTAATTACGGTCTTTATGGAAAGCCGACTACTATTAATAATACTGAGACATTTGCTTCAGTTCCTTGGATAATTCGTAACAGTGGGGAGAAGTATCTTCAGCTTGGCAAACCCAATAATGGTGGTACAAAAATATTTTCAGTATCGGGCCATGTCAATAAGCCAGGAAATTATGAAATACCACTCGGTACATCCTTTGCAAAATTATTGGAATTGGCTGGTGGCATGCGCGGCGGAAGAAAATTGAAAGGATGTATACCCGGCGGATCATCAATGCCGGTATTGCCTGGCGATATCATGATGCAAACAGATATGGATTACGATTCCATCGCTAAAGCAGGATCAATGCTTGGTTCAGGTGCTGTTATCATCATGGATGAGACGACTTGTATGGTAAGAGCACTGGAACGCCTGTCCTATTTTTACTATGAAGAATCTTGCGGACAATGCACGCCTTGCCGAGAGGGGACTGGTTGGCTTTATCGTATTGTCAATCGCATTGAGCATGGTAAGGGTCGATCTGAAGATCTTGATCTTCTAGATAATATTGCTGACAACATACAGGGACGGACTATTTGCGCCTTGGGCGATGCTGCAGCCATGCCTGTCCGGGCGATGCTTCAACATTTTCGTGACGAGTTTGCTTACCATATAGAACATAAAAAATGCATGATCTAA
- the nuoG gene encoding NADH-quinone oxidoreductase subunit NuoG: MVNIEIDGKQVSVPKGSTIMDGAKQVGIYIPHFCYHKKLSIAANCRMCLVQVEKAPKPLPACATPVMDGMKVYTHSQQAVTAQKGVMEFLLINHPLDCPICDQGGECQLQDLAVGYGSSGSRYSEAKRVVVNKNLGPLISTDMTRCIHCTRCVRFGQEIAGIMELGMAGRGEHSEILAFVGKTVDSELSGNVIDLCPVGALVSKPFRYSARTWELSRRKSISPHCGLGSNLVVQVKQNRVMRVLPRDNEEINECWLSDKDRFSYEGLNSEDRLIHPMIKRDGEWFQCDWQEALEFTAKTLEAIKHQYGANKIAALGSAHSTMEELYLLQKLLRSLGSNNIDHRLRQSDFSADKKMQGIPWLGTSIADISQLKSVLIIGSTLRKDHPLIAQRLRQAVKNGMKMNIVNPVDDDLLVDVANKIIVAPSLMVRTLAEITKAVVEIKGIEQTDELKRILNSLDVPSTTDTAIASSLIESTPAAIYLGNIAQHHPDYAKLNWLAGLIAKISGASYGVLGEAANSVGAYLAGAIPEINSTTTAFSVFERSDHIESGLNAAQMFGFDNERIAERCSAFILMNTEPEYDSYNSQQAVETIKTSKFVVSLSAYQGNAKDYADVLLPVTPFTETSGTYVNTEGRVQSFNGVVSPLGEARPAWKVLRVLANLLELEKFEYETTEQIRAEIFPNGFEISRYLNNSLETFEVAISIVEKEGIERIGEVPIYQADPIVRRAESLQVTHDAESPKVWMTGGMLEKLGIVVGDKIKIKQGEGLVQLEAGLDEKLPSNCVRIACAHPKTVALGALFGEVKIEKL; this comes from the coding sequence ATGGTCAATATAGAAATCGACGGTAAGCAAGTATCTGTACCCAAAGGGAGCACCATTATGGATGGTGCAAAGCAAGTTGGTATATACATTCCACATTTCTGCTATCACAAAAAATTATCTATTGCAGCTAATTGTCGTATGTGTTTGGTGCAAGTAGAAAAAGCACCAAAGCCGTTGCCCGCTTGTGCAACACCAGTAATGGATGGAATGAAGGTATATACGCATTCTCAGCAAGCCGTGACTGCGCAAAAAGGTGTAATGGAGTTCTTGCTAATTAATCATCCACTAGATTGTCCTATTTGTGACCAAGGCGGTGAGTGCCAACTACAAGATTTGGCTGTGGGGTATGGTTCGAGCGGATCAAGGTACTCCGAGGCGAAGCGAGTGGTTGTTAACAAGAATTTGGGACCATTGATATCAACAGATATGACGCGATGTATACACTGCACGCGCTGTGTTCGGTTTGGTCAGGAAATCGCCGGGATTATGGAGCTTGGTATGGCTGGACGTGGCGAGCATTCGGAAATACTTGCGTTTGTCGGTAAAACAGTCGATTCTGAATTGTCGGGCAACGTGATTGATCTTTGCCCTGTTGGCGCATTGGTCAGTAAACCATTTCGTTATTCGGCTCGTACATGGGAGTTATCTCGCAGAAAATCAATTAGTCCGCATTGTGGCTTAGGGTCGAATCTTGTTGTTCAAGTTAAACAAAATCGTGTGATGCGGGTGCTTCCTCGAGACAATGAGGAAATTAATGAATGTTGGTTATCTGATAAAGATCGATTTTCTTATGAAGGGTTGAATTCTGAAGACAGATTAATACACCCCATGATCAAACGTGATGGTGAATGGTTTCAGTGTGATTGGCAAGAAGCACTGGAATTTACAGCCAAGACTCTTGAGGCAATAAAACATCAATATGGTGCAAATAAAATTGCTGCATTAGGATCTGCGCATAGCACTATGGAAGAGCTTTATTTGTTGCAAAAATTATTGCGAAGCTTGGGGAGTAACAATATTGATCATCGCCTACGTCAATCCGACTTTAGTGCAGACAAGAAAATGCAGGGTATTCCATGGTTGGGTACTAGCATTGCAGATATTTCGCAACTAAAGTCAGTTTTAATTATCGGCAGTACGCTGCGTAAAGATCATCCCCTTATAGCGCAGCGCTTGCGACAGGCTGTTAAGAATGGCATGAAAATGAATATTGTAAATCCAGTAGATGATGATCTGTTAGTTGATGTTGCAAACAAAATAATCGTTGCTCCGAGCTTAATGGTCAGAACTTTGGCTGAGATTACAAAAGCTGTGGTTGAAATAAAAGGAATAGAGCAAACGGATGAGTTGAAACGAATCCTTAATTCGTTAGATGTTCCGAGCACAACTGATACTGCTATTGCATCTAGCTTGATTGAAAGCACACCGGCTGCAATTTATTTGGGTAATATCGCGCAACACCACCCTGATTATGCGAAGTTAAATTGGCTTGCCGGATTGATTGCTAAAATAAGTGGTGCAAGTTATGGCGTATTGGGTGAGGCTGCCAATAGTGTAGGTGCTTATCTTGCCGGTGCCATACCGGAAATTAACTCCACAACTACAGCATTCTCAGTTTTTGAAAGATCGGATCATATAGAATCTGGATTGAATGCTGCTCAAATGTTTGGATTCGACAATGAGCGAATAGCCGAAAGATGCAGTGCTTTTATATTAATGAATACAGAACCGGAATATGATTCTTATAATTCGCAACAAGCAGTAGAAACAATTAAAACAAGTAAGTTCGTGGTGTCATTGAGTGCTTACCAAGGAAATGCTAAAGATTATGCAGATGTATTACTGCCAGTTACGCCATTTACTGAAACATCAGGAACCTATGTTAATACAGAAGGCAGGGTGCAGAGTTTTAATGGAGTAGTTTCGCCATTAGGTGAAGCTAGACCTGCATGGAAGGTATTGCGTGTATTAGCTAATTTGCTAGAGCTGGAAAAATTCGAATATGAAACAACAGAGCAAATACGTGCGGAGATTTTTCCTAATGGGTTCGAGATTAGCCGGTATTTGAATAATAGTTTAGAAACCTTTGAGGTAGCCATTTCGATAGTTGAGAAAGAAGGTATCGAGCGTATTGGGGAAGTGCCGATTTATCAAGCAGACCCGATTGTTCGTAGGGCTGAATCTCTACAGGTTACACACGATGCTGAATCGCCCAAGGTCTGGATGACGGGTGGAATGTTGGAAAAATTAGGTATTGTCGTAGGTGATAAAATAAAAATTAAGCAAGGAGAAGGGCTTGTGCAGCTTGAAGCTGGATTAGATGAAAAATTGCCGTCTAATTGTGTTCGTATCGCATGTGCACATCCTAAAACAGTCGCACTAGGCGCTTTGTTTGGTGAAGTAAAAATAGAGAAACTGTGA
- the nuoH gene encoding NADH-quinone oxidoreductase subunit NuoH codes for MENIQQQFVDVLGAEWGSMMFSLASNMTFIFAIVIPLLLGVAYLTFAERKIIAYMQIRVGPNRVTFFGIPWLRGWGQPIADAVKAIMKEIIIPTSANKFLFILAPVLTIMPALAAWAVIPFSPELVLADINAGLLYILAMTSMGIYGIIIAGWASNSKYAFIGAMRSAAQVVSYELAMGFALVCVLMMSQSLNLGDIVNGQQGSSLLNWYLIPLFPMFLVYLISGVAETNRAPFDVAEGESEIVAGFHVDYSGMAFTVFFLAEYSNMILVAALTSIMFLGGWLPPIDIAPFTLVPGFIWLLLKIAFILFFFLWFRATFPRYRYDQIMRLGWKIFIPITLVWIVLLGAIIQLPESIRNAFPLNIWF; via the coding sequence ATGGAGAATATTCAACAACAGTTTGTAGATGTGTTGGGTGCAGAATGGGGAAGCATGATGTTCTCTTTAGCGTCAAACATGACATTTATTTTTGCCATTGTTATTCCATTGTTATTGGGTGTGGCGTACCTTACTTTTGCAGAACGTAAGATAATTGCTTATATGCAAATTCGTGTAGGTCCGAATAGAGTAACTTTTTTTGGTATACCTTGGTTACGCGGTTGGGGACAGCCGATTGCTGATGCAGTAAAGGCAATCATGAAGGAAATAATAATTCCGACAAGTGCAAATAAATTTCTTTTTATTCTGGCACCTGTGCTAACCATCATGCCGGCGTTGGCTGCTTGGGCGGTGATCCCTTTTTCACCTGAACTTGTACTCGCGGATATCAACGCCGGATTGCTTTATATTCTGGCAATGACATCTATGGGTATATACGGGATCATTATCGCGGGTTGGGCATCTAATTCGAAATATGCTTTTATAGGTGCCATGCGCTCAGCTGCTCAAGTAGTTTCGTATGAGCTGGCAATGGGGTTTGCTTTAGTATGTGTTTTAATGATGTCACAAAGTTTGAATTTGGGTGATATTGTGAATGGCCAGCAAGGTAGCAGTCTGTTAAATTGGTATTTGATTCCATTGTTTCCGATGTTTCTGGTTTATTTAATTTCAGGCGTGGCTGAAACAAATCGTGCACCATTTGACGTCGCTGAAGGCGAATCAGAAATTGTTGCAGGTTTTCATGTTGATTATTCAGGTATGGCTTTTACCGTATTTTTTCTTGCCGAATATTCCAATATGATATTGGTAGCAGCATTAACATCTATTATGTTTTTGGGTGGATGGTTGCCGCCGATTGATATTGCACCATTTACACTAGTGCCTGGTTTTATTTGGCTACTATTAAAGATTGCATTTATTTTGTTCTTTTTTCTTTGGTTTCGTGCGACCTTTCCGCGGTATCGGTATGATCAGATTATGAGATTAGGCTGGAAAATATTTATTCCTATAACACTAGTATGGATTGTTTTATTAGGTGCCATAATACAATTGCCTGAATCAATACGAAATGCGTTTCCGTTAAACATCTGGTTTTAA
- the nuoI gene encoding NADH-quinone oxidoreductase subunit NuoI — protein sequence MDRIKKFFSTFLLFELLKGMAVTGKYLFKPKITVHYPEEKTPQSPRFRGLHALRRYPNGEERCIACKLCEAVCPAMAITIESEQRADGTRRTTRYDIDLSKCIFCGFCEESCPVDSIVETRILEYHCEKREDFIYTKEMLLAVGDRYEEQIARDREVDAPYR from the coding sequence ATGGATCGTATCAAAAAATTTTTTAGTACTTTTTTATTATTTGAATTGTTAAAAGGTATGGCAGTAACTGGAAAATACCTTTTTAAACCAAAGATAACTGTACATTATCCAGAAGAAAAAACACCTCAATCACCGCGCTTTCGCGGCTTGCATGCATTACGCCGTTATCCAAATGGAGAAGAACGCTGTATTGCCTGCAAATTATGTGAAGCTGTCTGTCCTGCGATGGCGATAACCATAGAATCGGAACAACGTGCGGATGGTACGCGGCGAACTACACGATATGATATTGATTTAAGCAAATGTATCTTTTGTGGTTTCTGTGAGGAATCCTGTCCGGTTGATTCAATTGTTGAAACACGCATATTGGAATATCACTGTGAAAAAAGAGAGGATTTTATATATACCAAAGAAATGCTATTGGCGGTAGGAGATCGATATGAAGAACAGATTGCCAGAGACAGAGAAGTCGATGCACCCTATCGTTAA
- a CDS encoding NADH-quinone oxidoreductase subunit J, producing the protein MIFQDILFYSFSAILIVSALGVITVRNPVNSALLLVLSFVTCAGLWLLLEAEFLAITLVLVYVGAVMVLFLFVVMMLDINLDRLREGFWKWFPFGAMIALVIVVEISMVLMGKYFGYEEMPIPEPKGADYSNTKELGRLIYTEYVYAFELAAVLLLVAMIAAIALTLRHREDKKSTNPFKQVKVKKEDRIRIVTMSAEKKE; encoded by the coding sequence ATGATTTTTCAAGATATTTTATTTTATTCTTTTTCAGCAATACTAATTGTATCGGCACTCGGTGTGATTACAGTGCGTAATCCAGTAAATTCAGCCTTATTGCTGGTATTGTCATTTGTTACATGTGCTGGTTTATGGCTGCTGTTAGAAGCAGAATTTCTTGCGATTACTCTAGTATTGGTTTATGTCGGTGCTGTCATGGTTTTATTCTTATTTGTAGTAATGATGCTGGATATTAATCTGGACCGGTTACGCGAAGGATTCTGGAAATGGTTTCCGTTTGGTGCGATGATTGCATTGGTTATAGTGGTAGAAATATCAATGGTGCTGATGGGTAAATATTTTGGGTACGAAGAAATGCCTATACCTGAACCAAAAGGTGCAGACTACAGTAATACCAAGGAATTGGGGCGATTGATTTATACCGAATATGTGTATGCGTTTGAATTGGCGGCTGTACTTTTGCTGGTTGCGATGATTGCGGCGATAGCGCTAACACTGCGTCATCGTGAAGATAAGAAGTCTACAAATCCGTTTAAACAAGTCAAAGTAAAAAAAGAAGATAGAATTCGTATAGTGACCATGTCGGCAGAAAAAAAGGAATGA
- the nuoK gene encoding NADH-quinone oxidoreductase subunit NuoK, protein MISLSHYLVLGAILFAIGLVGIFLNRKNVIIILMSIELMLLAVNMNFVAFSHYLQDISGQIFVFFILTVAAAESAIGLAILVVLFRNMHTINVDDLDKLKG, encoded by the coding sequence TTGATTTCATTGTCTCATTACCTTGTACTCGGTGCGATATTGTTTGCGATTGGATTAGTCGGTATTTTTCTGAATCGAAAAAATGTCATTATTATACTAATGTCGATCGAATTAATGCTGCTGGCGGTGAATATGAACTTTGTTGCTTTTTCGCACTACTTGCAGGATATATCAGGACAAATTTTTGTATTTTTCATTTTGACAGTGGCAGCTGCTGAATCGGCTATTGGTTTGGCAATCCTCGTAGTACTATTTCGCAATATGCATACAATTAATGTTGATGATTTAGATAAGCTTAAAGGTTAG
- the nuoL gene encoding NADH-quinone oxidoreductase subunit L encodes MQKLYLLVPLAPLFGSLIAGLLGRLIGPVWSHRVTIALVFASLMASIVIFWDVLEGNSYNGSVYTWLITGDTRFEIGFLIDQLSATMMVVVSLVSLMVHIYTIGYMHGDPGYQRFFSYISLFTFSMMMLVMSNNFLQLFFGWEAVGLVSYLLIGFWYTRPTAIYANMKAFLVNRVGDFGFLLGIGMILAYFGTLDYASVFAQAPDIVDENIELISGISWLVITVICILLFIGAMGKSAQFPLHVWLPDSMEGPTPISALIHAATMVTAGIFMVARMSPLFELSDTALSVILVIGGITTLFMALVAVVQNDIKRVVAYSTLSQLGYMTVALGASAYSAAIFHLMTHAFFKAVLFLGAGSVIIAMHHEQNMRKMGGLKSYMPITYWTMFIAALASAGVPGFSGFFSKDAIIEAVYFADIPGGSFAYFCVVTTVFVTALYTFRLIFMTFHGKPRMDQHTREHLHESPWVVTAPLVILAIPTIAAGWFIGPMVFGDYFSSAIHVLPHHDAIEKLGAEFSGIGGMIMHALYTAPFWLSMAGIFTAWYLYCVRIDIPEKIKASFGTVYNLLDRKYYIDELYSWLFSGGTRALGTVLWKYGDIKIIDGFFVNGAARVVALTSAIVSRYQTGYIYHYAFTMIVGIFFLLTLWLY; translated from the coding sequence ATGCAGAAACTTTATTTATTGGTTCCGTTGGCTCCGCTCTTTGGATCGCTTATCGCGGGATTATTGGGACGTCTTATTGGGCCTGTTTGGAGTCATCGTGTCACCATTGCATTAGTATTCGCTTCCTTGATGGCGTCTATTGTTATTTTTTGGGATGTTCTAGAAGGTAATAGCTATAACGGCAGTGTCTATACCTGGTTAATAACAGGCGATACGCGATTCGAGATCGGTTTTCTAATCGATCAGTTATCGGCAACCATGATGGTTGTTGTTAGCTTAGTGTCACTAATGGTGCATATTTATACTATTGGCTATATGCATGGTGATCCGGGTTATCAGCGTTTCTTCAGTTATATCTCGCTGTTCACCTTCTCGATGATGATGTTGGTGATGTCAAATAACTTCTTGCAATTATTTTTCGGTTGGGAGGCTGTTGGACTGGTCTCGTACTTGTTAATCGGTTTTTGGTATACGCGCCCTACTGCAATCTATGCCAATATGAAGGCATTTTTAGTAAATCGTGTCGGAGATTTTGGTTTCCTCCTAGGTATCGGCATGATATTGGCTTATTTTGGTACGCTTGATTATGCGTCTGTGTTTGCACAGGCGCCGGATATCGTCGATGAAAATATCGAATTAATATCTGGTATATCCTGGCTTGTGATCACGGTTATTTGTATATTGTTGTTTATAGGTGCAATGGGAAAATCAGCGCAATTTCCTTTACATGTATGGTTGCCTGATTCAATGGAAGGACCAACACCCATATCAGCATTGATTCATGCAGCAACAATGGTAACTGCGGGCATATTCATGGTGGCACGTATGTCACCGCTTTTTGAGTTATCCGATACAGCCTTGTCAGTTATTTTAGTAATTGGTGGGATTACTACATTGTTTATGGCACTTGTTGCCGTGGTTCAGAATGATATTAAGCGAGTTGTTGCCTATTCCACACTATCTCAATTAGGTTATATGACTGTGGCACTGGGCGCATCCGCTTATTCCGCAGCAATTTTCCATCTGATGACGCATGCATTTTTTAAAGCCGTTTTATTCTTAGGTGCGGGTTCTGTCATTATCGCCATGCATCATGAGCAAAATATGCGGAAAATGGGCGGACTTAAAAGTTATATGCCAATTACCTATTGGACAATGTTTATTGCTGCATTAGCCAGTGCGGGTGTTCCCGGGTTTTCTGGTTTTTTCTCTAAAGATGCAATTATCGAGGCGGTTTACTTTGCTGATATTCCGGGTGGCAGTTTTGCCTATTTCTGTGTTGTGACAACGGTATTTGTGACAGCTCTTTATACTTTCCGGTTAATCTTCATGACGTTTCATGGGAAACCCCGGATGGATCAGCATACTAGGGAACATTTGCATGAGTCGCCGTGGGTAGTGACTGCTCCACTGGTGATATTGGCTATACCGACTATAGCGGCCGGATGGTTTATTGGTCCAATGGTTTTTGGTGACTATTTCAGTAGTGCGATACATGTATTACCACACCATGATGCGATCGAGAAACTAGGTGCAGAATTTTCTGGGATAGGTGGAATGATAATGCATGCGTTGTATACCGCACCATTTTGGCTTTCTATGGCAGGTATTTTTACTGCTTGGTATTTGTATTGTGTAAGAATTGATATTCCAGAAAAAATAAAAGCGAGCTTTGGTACGGTGTATAACTTGCTTGATCGCAAATACTATATTGACGAACTATATTCATGGCTTTTTTCTGGAGGAACACGTGCTTTAGGTACGGTACTGTGGAAGTATGGTGATATCAAAATTATTGATGGGTTCTTTGTCAATGGTGCAGCACGAGTGGTTGCACTAACTTCAGCAATCGTTAGTCGCTATCAAACAGGTTATATCTATCATTATGCATTTACAATGATTGTTGGCATATTTTTTCTATTGACGTTATGGCTGTACTAG